Sequence from the Methanobrevibacter arboriphilus genome:
AATTAAAAGAATAATAAAGAAAATGAAAAACTTTTAAATTAAATAAAATCAAACAAAATATTATTAAATAGCTATTTCTATTTTATCATAGTTAAATACAGGTATTTTTGCATTGTTTATATTTCCTTCTTTGAGTTCTATTAGCCCATTTTCATTTAATTTATTAACATTTCTTTGTACAGTGCTAATGTCTTTATTCATTAATTTAGCTATCTCTGTTAATGATTTTGGTTTATCATTTTTAATAGTATCGAGTAATTCTAAGTCTATTGTACTTAAACCTTTGTAATCATAGAGAATATGTGTTTCTTTTAGTATTTCTTCTGGATGGTCTTTAAAGTATATCCATTCGTCATAATCTAAATCTAGTTTCATATCCTCAGTTTCTTCAACTATTTTTTTAAGGTTTTCTGGTGTATCATATAGTTCCTCATATTCTTTTATTAACTGTTTTCCCTTTATTTCTCTTATTAATTTTATTTTAATCATATTAATATCTCCTTTAATCTTTTTTTGTTTATTTTGCCATATTTATTGAGATGAAGTATTATTATTAATCCAACAATTTCTAGTTCGTTAAATTTTATAGGGATATGTATTCCTTTCAATCCAAAATGGAGATGTGGTTCTTTATCATATGTATCTACTCTTATTTTATCAGGCATTATGACTATTGCCCACCCTCTTTGTGATTCGTGATAATAAATGTCTTTTCCATGCTTTTGGAATTGTTTTCGTGTTGTATGTTTCATTGTATTAATAGTATATATTTTTTAATATAAAAAGGTTTTGTGAAAAATGCAAAACCTTCTTATTAGAATCAATATGGAATAATAATTTAAAAAAAAAGAAATAAAGCATATAATTTGTAAAATAAATATTATTACTCCGTAAAATCTCTTTTAATGAGTTTATAAACAAAATCATTTGGCCTAACCTTCTCATCAATAGCTACAGCCACATTATTACCTTTTTTACAATATTCAACAAATTTTCCATTAATTTCCATAGATTCAATCTTCTGAGTTATAGAACCAGTAGTTTTACCTTGAATTAGAATCTCATCACCGATAGCTAAATCATCCCATAATTGAAGTTCAGCCACACCAATTTTAGAATAATAATTTACAACCTTAGCTATATCCTTTTTAGTATATTCTGATTTGTTTTGAGTACTTATCTCATAAGGAATATCAAAATAAAAACCAGTGTCAAAACCACGATTAAAAACTTTTTTTAAATCTTCCATCCAACTATCCTTAAAAATAAAACTTCCATTTTCAATAGAGTCAATAGCCTCTCTATAAACTCTTGTAGTTGTAGCTACATAATCAGGACCACGAGCTCTTCCTTCAATCTTAAAAGCATCTACACCCGTAGCTATTAATTGAGGAATATAGTCTATCATAGCCATATCATTAGGTGAAATAAAGCTAGTTTTAGGAGTAATAGAATTAATAGAAGAAATAGTATTTTTATTGTAAATATCATTACCATTATCCAAAGGATAATCTAAAGGATTACTTTTAGAAGTTTTTAAAATAAAAGAAGAATCTTCATCATCCTCATAGAAAAAATCAGAATCCTCATCTTGAGCAATAGATAATTTCCAATCCTTTCTACAAGGCTGTAAACATTCCCCACAGTTTGCACTTTTACCATACAAACCATAACTTAAAAAACATCTTCCAGAAACAGCCATACACATAGCTCCATGAATAAAAATCTCTGTTTCAATAGGAGAGTTTTTAGCTATATCTTGAATTTCCCAAATATTTAACTCACGAGAAAGAATAGCACGAGTAACACCTAACTTTTTCAAGGTTTTAAGAGCATAAGTATTAGAAACATTCTCCTGAACACTCATATGAGGATCAATACCAACATCATGAGCTAATTGAGCAAGTCCAATATCAGAAACAATTAAAGCATCAACTTCATATTCTTTAATTAACTCTAAATCAAATTCAAGTTTTTTAATATCCTCATCTTTCATTATAGTATTTGTACAAAGGTATAATTTTGAAGAATATTCTTTAACCATATCCATAGCTTCTTCAACATTTTTAAGAGAAAAATTAGAAACATTAGCTCTCATATTATTATCAGCTAATCCAATATAAACCGAATCAGCTCCATTTTCAAGAGCTGCTCTTAAAGATATGAAACTACCTGCAGGAGATAATAATTCTACCATAAAACCACCAAATAATACCCTTAACCAAATACAATCAGATCAATTGAATAAATAACATTTAGATAATTATTTTTCAATAAATTATGATAATTAATTCTTAATAATCTCTAATTTAATAAACTATGATAATTAATTCTTAATAAGTTCTAATAAATACTTGTTAATAAACTCTGATAAATAAATATTAATAAGTCCTGATAATTACTTCTTAATAAATTCTATATTAATATCCTCAATTCCATGTAATGAACACAAGTTATTCAAAGACTTCTTAATCTTTTCAGTATCAGAAACTTTCAAATCATCCTTAAGATTTATTTTAACAGTTAAAACGTTCTTTTGATTATCCAAACTCCATAGATAAAACTTAACAATATCATCAATACCTTCAATAGATAAAATATCTCTCTTTAAAATATCTTGATTAACATTTCCTGGAGCTTCTAAAAGAAGTATTTTAAAACTATAAAATAGTGTTTTAGCTAAATTATAAATCATCCATATAGTAATAGCTATAGATAATAAAACATCTAATATAGGAATATTAAAGAATATTAAAATTACACCAACACCTAAAAGAGCGATCCAACCCATTAAATCTCCAATAAGATGAATTGAAACAGCCCTTTCATTTAAAGTTCTAGAATCTCTTAGCTTCCAAACACTCAATGCTTTTAAAAATATTGCAAAAATAGCTACAAGGACCATTCCAGAAGCATGAGGCTCAACAGGAGCAAAAATCCTCGAAAATGATTCAAGAAGAATTAAAACAGAACCAATGATAACGATAGAAGAGGTAATAATAGCTCCAAGAAGAGAAAAACGCCTATAACCATAAGTAAATTTTTCATCCTCTTCTTTTTCAGAGAATCTTTGAAAAATCCAAGAAAAACCAAGAGCAATAGTATCACTTAAACCATGTAGAAGATCAGCTAATATAGCCATACTATTTGTATAAATAGCTCCAACAGCAACTACAAACATGAATACAATGTTTAAGAAAAATGCAAATGAAATATTCTTAGCTGCTTTATGATACTCAAAATCATGAATATGACTATCATCTAATTTTAAGACTTCTTTTTCATCAGATAACTTAAAATTATCGTTTTTATCTTCTTTCATAATACCTCCCCTTTCATAATATCCTATTTTTTATAATATACTATTTAATATCTATCTTCCATAATATCCTATTTTTTATAATATGCTGCTTAATATCCTATCTTTTATAATATCTTATTTAATTATATAATAATTATTCTAAATAACATTAGATATTTCATTGATTTCAGATATTCCATCATTTTTTTCAACTTTTATAATATTATCTGCTGCATTTTCAAGCTCACTATCATGAGTTACAATAATCATTTGAGGAAGAGAAGACATCTGTCTTAAAAGATAAATTAACTCATGCCTTCTAAAACTATCTAAATGAATCGTTGGTTCATCAAGAAGTATTGTTTCAATGTTACCTTTAGACATAGCTTTTGTAATACCTAGCCTAAGTGCAAGAGCAATAGCAATTTTTTCTCCACCACTAACCATGTCTAATTTACTCTCTCCTTCTGGACCAAATACTGAAATATTATAATCTTCATCAATTTTTAAATCAGAATAATTAAAATTAAATTGTTCAAAGAATTCTTTAGTATTTTTTTGAATAAGCGGCTTTGAACGATTCCTTAAATCTTTTTGAATCCCATCTTTACTGAAAAGTTCCCTTATATCTTTTAAAAGTTTAAGATAATCAGTAACATTTTCTAACTTTTCTTTAAGAATATCATTTTGAGTCAATTTTACAGTTAAATTTTCAATATCAGAAATAATCTGAGTAGCTTTACCTTTAATCTCATTTATTTCTTTATTCAACATTTTTAACTTTTCTTCAGATCTTTCATAAGTAAAAACAACATTTTCATATTTATTTTTACTATAGTTACAAGCCTTAATATTATTTTCAATATTATCAACTTTAGAACGAATTGTATCGAATTCATCACTTTTATTTTTTATTTGAGATTCTAAAATTGGTAATTGAACAATTTCTCCTTTTAGTTGATTATAAACCTTATCTTTATCTCTTAAATCATCAATCCGATTTTTCAGATCTTCCTTTCTAATATCTGGAGATAAATAAGAATCTTTACTCATAGCTACTTTTAATTTTTCAACTTCAATATCAATATTTCTTTCTAGCTCTCTTAACTTGTCTTTTGTATCATATTCTTTACCTAATACATCAAGAGATCCTGAAGCATGAACATACTTATCATAGCTTTCTTTTGACATTTCTTGTAATTTATTTTGGTCTTTAATTGATAATAATACATTATCTAACTTATCCCTTGTATCTTCATAAGTTTTTAATTTAATATCAATATCACTTATTTTTTCAAGCTCTTTTTTAGCTATTTCATAATATTTGTACTTTATTTGAATATCTTTTTCAACAGAGTTTATTTCATCAAGTTTAGTTTTAAAAATAGATTTTTCATTAGAAATCTTCTTTAATTCATTATTAAACTTATTGATAGATTCTTGATTAAATTTAATTTTATTATTATAAGAATCTATCAAATCATTTTTCTTTTCTTCAGTAATATCAGATTTACAGATAGGACACTGATTATCAACTTTTTTAATCTCTGAAAGTGGCTCTTTAGCAGAATTAATACCTTCTTCTAATCCAGAAACCTTATTTGAAATATTATTAGATTTACTATCAATTTCTTTAATTTTACTTTCAGCTCCAATTTTAAAATCAATGATTATTCTTTTAAGATCTTTAAAATTATTAGAAATTTCGTTGAAATTCTTCTGATTAGAAAAATCAATTTCTTCTTTATCATAATCAGAAAAATCAATCTTCGAATTTTCAAAGGTAGAAAAATCAATATTTAATGATTTAGTAGTCTCATTGAAAAAATCTTCGATTAAGGCAATATTCTCATAGAATTCCTTTTTAATATCAGATCTATTTTTTTCAAGTTCTTTAATTATTCCTAACTCACTTTCAAGTTTTGATTTTCTATCATTATAAACTTTTAACTTCTTTTGAACTTGTAAATAATGGTTATAACCTTCTTCTTCATTTTTAATAATATCTTTTTGTTTTCTTATATTAGCTAACTTTTCTTCATAATTATTCCGATCTTTTGTAAGATGCTCAAGATTATTAACAGACTCTAGAAATTCAAGATAGATAGGAAGTTTATTTGAAAATTTCTCCAAACTTAGCATTTCTTTTTCCTTATTTTTAAGATTTTCAAGCTGTTCCTGTAGCTTTTTCCTCTCATCAATTACTCTTCTTGTATTTTCATTTTCATTAATGAGTTGAGTGTTTAATTTATCAAAAGTAGATTTAGATTTTTCCATTTCTAATTTTTCGTTTGCCTTTAAAGATTTTAATTGTTCTAATTCTTTAATTTCCTTTTCAATACTATTACCTTTAATTTTAATTTCTTCTAAAATTATTTTTTTGTTTTTTAAATCATTGTTTAAGTCTAATGAAGATGCAGTACGACCATCCAATTCTGACTTTTGGTTTTCATAAATATTAATTAAAGGTAGGCTATTTTTCCAAGCTTTTTCAAGACTTTCAACACCAAGAAGTCTTCCAATCAATTTCTTTTTTTCAGATGGAGTTTTACTTATTAAGTTAGCTATCTCTCCTTGTTGGATATATATTGCATTTAAAAATAATTCACCATCCATTTCTAGAATTGTCTGAATTTCATTATTAACTGAAGAATCCCCAGAAGAAATTCTAGTGCTACCTCCATCAGAATCCTTAACTATAAGTTCTGCCTTTGAAGTACTTCCACGAGTTCTATTTACAATATACTCCTTTCCATTGGAGATAAATTCTAAACTTACTGACATTAATTCATGAGAATTTTTATTCTTAGTAATCCTAACTAAATCATTAATTTTACCATTGAATTGTTTAAAGAGTGCAAAACTTATACCATCAAGAATACTTGACTTACCAGCTCCATTTTCTCCAACTATAATACTAATACCTGGTTTAAAATCAATGACAGAATCTTTATGAGATTTAAAGTTTTTAAGAGTTAATTTTGTAAAAATCATTATATCACTTTATTAATATCTAAAATTAGTTGAAATCAATAGTTGTCTGTTTAAATTTCTCATCAGAATCTTTTATATTTTTATTACTATTATTATTACTAATATTTTCATGATTAGAATTATTTTTATTGGATTTAGTTTTACTATTTAATCTACTTTTATTATCTTTCTTATTTTTAGACTCTTGTTTCATTATTTTTTTAAATTCAGTTTCATATTGACCAAAATACTCTTCATAAAACAAATCAGCAATTTTTTGAGAATCTTCAAACTTGTCTTTAGACAGTGAATCTAAAAGATCAACAGCTAAATTAGAAATGTCTTCATTATCAAAAGATTTAAGAGATTCAACCAATAAATCTTTTGGTTCAAGAGAAGTATTATCCTTAATATATCTCTCTTCTATTATTAGTTCTTCATTCCTAAAAGTAGGCCTAAACATTAAAGTAATCTTTGATAGAATATTATTTAATTTTTTATAAACATCAGATGTATTAAAATTACCCTTTTCTATAGTAATATTTAAAATAGGTTTATTGTTTAAAGAAGAAATATAGCTTTCTAAAGAATTAAGTTCTGAATTTAACTTTCCATATTCAATATTTTTAGATATAAACTCTCTTGGAAGTTCAATATTAATTGGATCAACATCGAATCTATTTTCAGCACCATTTTCACTAGTATCAACTATATAAAAACCTTTTCCATTTTTTTTATAATCAGTAACTTCATTAGACCTCCAAATTTCTGTTGAACCTGGATAAACTAATCTTCCTTGACCAAAATCATCAATAATCCTATTATGAACATGACCCATAGCATAATAATTGAAAGAAGTAGGAATATCTGAAATTTCAAGCTCATAATCAAAAGGAATATATTTATCAATTCCTTGATGAGCAACTAATATTCTTTTTGAAAATCCTTCACTTTTTTTAGATAAATCACTGAGCAGAGATTTTAAAAGAGGTGTTTGAGATTTTGAAATATAGTGAGTACCTCCAATAAAAATATCATTTTCCCTTAAAAAAGAACTATTAATAATAGGATTATTTGGACTAATAAGAGTAAGGCCAAGCTTTTTAAAAAGGATTTGTGGTGGAAGAGCATTTTGACGTAATATAGTGTCATGATTCCCAGCAATAGCAAAAAATGGAATTCCTGACTCTTTAATTTTCATCAAACCTTCTTGAAAAATAAGAAGTGCGTTTGGAGATGGTTTTGCTATTTCAAAGAGATCACCACTATGGATTACAAAGTCAACTCTCTCATCAATTATTTTATCAACAATTTCATTAAATACATTATAGAAATCATCTTCTCTTTCAATTAATCCATATTGGCGATATCCTAAATGAGTATCAGATAAATGAGCAAATTTCATATTTTTACCTTTGGGTTATTAATTTGAACAGTTATTTATTAATATAACATGATTAAGTTAATATAAATATTAAATATAATTATTAAATATAATTGTTAAATATAGAGTTATTTAATAATATACAGTTTAAAATTTATATAATTTAGTGTAAAATATCCAAGGATAGCTATTTTTAATATTAAATAAAGTTAAAAATTTTACTATTTTTAATTAAATTCTGAAATATAATATTCTATTTTTTCATTTTCCCACTTTTCACCTAAAAATTTTTTATCAGCATGAAACAATAATAAATATCGATATATTAAAGTTAATATAGAA
This genomic interval carries:
- a CDS encoding winged helix-turn-helix transcriptional regulator; translated protein: MIKIKLIREIKGKQLIKEYEELYDTPENLKKIVEETEDMKLDLDYDEWIYFKDHPEEILKETHILYDYKGLSTIDLELLDTIKNDKPKSLTEIAKLMNKDISTVQRNVNKLNENGLIELKEGNINNAKIPVFNYDKIEIAI
- a CDS encoding U32 family peptidase; the protein is MVELLSPAGSFISLRAALENGADSVYIGLADNNMRANVSNFSLKNVEEAMDMVKEYSSKLYLCTNTIMKDEDIKKLEFDLELIKEYEVDALIVSDIGLAQLAHDVGIDPHMSVQENVSNTYALKTLKKLGVTRAILSRELNIWEIQDIAKNSPIETEIFIHGAMCMAVSGRCFLSYGLYGKSANCGECLQPCRKDWKLSIAQDEDSDFFYEDDEDSSFILKTSKSNPLDYPLDNGNDIYNKNTISSINSITPKTSFISPNDMAMIDYIPQLIATGVDAFKIEGRARGPDYVATTTRVYREAIDSIENGSFIFKDSWMEDLKKVFNRGFDTGFYFDIPYEISTQNKSEYTKKDIAKVVNYYSKIGVAELQLWDDLAIGDEILIQGKTTGSITQKIESMEINGKFVEYCKKGNNVAVAIDEKVRPNDFVYKLIKRDFTE
- a CDS encoding cation diffusion facilitator family transporter; the protein is MKEDKNDNFKLSDEKEVLKLDDSHIHDFEYHKAAKNISFAFFLNIVFMFVVAVGAIYTNSMAILADLLHGLSDTIALGFSWIFQRFSEKEEDEKFTYGYRRFSLLGAIITSSIVIIGSVLILLESFSRIFAPVEPHASGMVLVAIFAIFLKALSVWKLRDSRTLNERAVSIHLIGDLMGWIALLGVGVILIFFNIPILDVLLSIAITIWMIYNLAKTLFYSFKILLLEAPGNVNQDILKRDILSIEGIDDIVKFYLWSLDNQKNVLTVKINLKDDLKVSDTEKIKKSLNNLCSLHGIEDINIEFIKK
- a CDS encoding AAA family ATPase → MIFTKLTLKNFKSHKDSVIDFKPGISIIVGENGAGKSSILDGISFALFKQFNGKINDLVRITKNKNSHELMSVSLEFISNGKEYIVNRTRGSTSKAELIVKDSDGGSTRISSGDSSVNNEIQTILEMDGELFLNAIYIQQGEIANLISKTPSEKKKLIGRLLGVESLEKAWKNSLPLINIYENQKSELDGRTASSLDLNNDLKNKKIILEEIKIKGNSIEKEIKELEQLKSLKANEKLEMEKSKSTFDKLNTQLINENENTRRVIDERKKLQEQLENLKNKEKEMLSLEKFSNKLPIYLEFLESVNNLEHLTKDRNNYEEKLANIRKQKDIIKNEEEGYNHYLQVQKKLKVYNDRKSKLESELGIIKELEKNRSDIKKEFYENIALIEDFFNETTKSLNIDFSTFENSKIDFSDYDKEEIDFSNQKNFNEISNNFKDLKRIIIDFKIGAESKIKEIDSKSNNISNKVSGLEEGINSAKEPLSEIKKVDNQCPICKSDITEEKKNDLIDSYNNKIKFNQESINKFNNELKKISNEKSIFKTKLDEINSVEKDIQIKYKYYEIAKKELEKISDIDIKLKTYEDTRDKLDNVLLSIKDQNKLQEMSKESYDKYVHASGSLDVLGKEYDTKDKLRELERNIDIEVEKLKVAMSKDSYLSPDIRKEDLKNRIDDLRDKDKVYNQLKGEIVQLPILESQIKNKSDEFDTIRSKVDNIENNIKACNYSKNKYENVVFTYERSEEKLKMLNKEINEIKGKATQIISDIENLTVKLTQNDILKEKLENVTDYLKLLKDIRELFSKDGIQKDLRNRSKPLIQKNTKEFFEQFNFNYSDLKIDEDYNISVFGPEGESKLDMVSGGEKIAIALALRLGITKAMSKGNIETILLDEPTIHLDSFRRHELIYLLRQMSSLPQMIIVTHDSELENAADNIIKVEKNDGISEINEISNVI
- a CDS encoding DNA repair exonuclease; the protein is MKFAHLSDTHLGYRQYGLIEREDDFYNVFNEIVDKIIDERVDFVIHSGDLFEIAKPSPNALLIFQEGLMKIKESGIPFFAIAGNHDTILRQNALPPQILFKKLGLTLISPNNPIINSSFLRENDIFIGGTHYISKSQTPLLKSLLSDLSKKSEGFSKRILVAHQGIDKYIPFDYELEISDIPTSFNYYAMGHVHNRIIDDFGQGRLVYPGSTEIWRSNEVTDYKKNGKGFYIVDTSENGAENRFDVDPINIELPREFISKNIEYGKLNSELNSLESYISSLNNKPILNITIEKGNFNTSDVYKKLNNILSKITLMFRPTFRNEELIIEERYIKDNTSLEPKDLLVESLKSFDNEDISNLAVDLLDSLSKDKFEDSQKIADLFYEEYFGQYETEFKKIMKQESKNKKDNKSRLNSKTKSNKNNSNHENISNNNSNKNIKDSDEKFKQTTIDFN